From Drosophila virilis strain 15010-1051.87 chromosome X, Dvir_AGI_RSII-ME, whole genome shotgun sequence, the proteins below share one genomic window:
- the Mks1 gene encoding tectonic-like complex member Mks1 — protein sequence MYKSSAPKRTGIYRIKGNIADLRLELKLRHVSEWLPVPKFEYTGAKLNYGDHYPESPRNGGWSDCFIYVPYEDQYGNNYYTYYNYYNPGSDYPGSSRTSRTSRSSSSGIVAAASRTYPSSSHSQLGEQPVDAAFSALNPELSNGSTASLYIGWQQKHFSRRELERYGDASQCKTTLQRRYHRWTRHIVELQRRHRLRVQREQAEQQIRVRRRRKSKRKSAHSKTPPLSSLAISECSVETQPLPPPDDPNFAARTCLVHTLIDADLRELPQADWPPEAQQLHDQGYQLMFVYAQLQQDTLLLSLRYQPAEGLLYVYPDFSTTADDMDYVLQIDNDCRQLYAYGFHLAAIDAGAANAAQPADQLLEQLPTPADSLPGSEASAEQLVSYYQAKRSGASALRRLLQFQLPPKRMRRVTLLLQLHEAQHFEYPNIHVRYYVNPPSHTLLEPANPNDPFPLRGATATSVAGGAARLAHFSHCWQLTLLCEESHEPHQLLHIYFEVISVDGWQRERCEGYAHFACSLLSPLPAAASAGLRLQCIRPMGSWLDALNRYFIGGRSLFDFVGYFKSRSRDNLIHNRLEAGSRHIMRSTGTLLFSLQKLQQRHQPLGHLLAPEDSDDDDSPAPGHSDKPAVSATLQEVLVAYVEARERIEALLGQSALV from the coding sequence ATGTACAAAAGCAGCGCACCAAAACGCACGGGCATTTATCGCATCAAAGGCAACATAGCGGACCTGCGGCTCGAGCTGAAGCTGCGGCATGTCAGCGAATGGCTGCCCGTGCCAAAATTCGAATATACGGGCGCCAAACTTAACTACGGCGATCATTATCCGGAGAGTCCGCGCAACGGCGGCTGGTCGGACTGTTTCATCTATGTGCCGTACGAGGATCAATACGGCAATAACTATTATACCTACTACAACTATTACAATCCCGGCAGCGACTATCCGGGCAGCAGCCGCACCAGTCGCaccagtcgcagcagcagcagcggcatcgTTGCCGCCGCCAGTCGCACTTACCCCAGCAGCAGCCATTCGCAGCTGGGCGAGCAGCCGGTGGATGCCGCCTTCAGTGCACTCAATCCGGAGCTGAGCAACGGTTCGACGGCCAGTCTGTACATTGGCTGGCAGCAGAAGCACTTCAGTCGCAGGGAGCTGGAGCGCTACGGCGATGCCAGCCAGTGCAAGACGACGCTGCAGCGTCGCTACCATCGCTGGACGCGGCACATTGTCGAGCTGCAGCGGCGCCATCGGCTGCGCGTGCAGCGCGAGCAGGCGGAGCAGCAGATACGTGTGCGCCGGCGCCGCAAATCGAAGCGAAAATCGGCGCACTCCAAGACGCCGCCGCTCTCCTCGCTGGCCATATCCGAATGCAGCGTGGAGACGCagccgttgccgccgccggATGATCCTAATTTTGCGGCGCGCACCTGCCTCGTGCATACGCTCATCGATGCGGATTTGCGCGAGCTGCCGCAGGCGGACTGGCCGCCGGAGGCGCAACAACTGCACGACCAGGGCTACCAGCTGATGTTCGTCTATGCGCAACTGCAGCAGGACACGCTGCTGCTGAGCCTGCGCTACCAGCCGGCCGAGGGCCTGCTCTATGTCTATCCGGACTTCAGCACAACCGCCGACGACATGGACTATGTGCTCCAGATCGACAACGATTGCCGCCAGCTGTACGCCTACGGCTTTCATCTGGCTGCCATCGATGCAGGCGCTGCGAACGCTGCGCAGCCGGCGGATCAGCTGCTGGAACAGCTGCCCACGCCGGCCGACTCGCTGCCCGGCTCGGAGGCCAGCGCCGAGCAGCTGGTGAGCTACTATCAAGCGAAACGTAGCGGCGCCTCAGCGCTGCGCCGCCTGCTCCAGTTCCAGCTGCCGCCGAAACGCATGCGACGCGTCAccctgctgctccagctgcacGAGGCGCAGCACTTCGAGTACCCGAACATCCATGTGCGCTACTATGTGAATCCGCCCTCGCATACGCTGCTGGAGCCGGCCAATCCGAACGATCCGTTTCCGTTGCGTGGCGCCACGGCCACCAGCGTGGCGGGCGGCGCCGCCCGGCTAGCGCACTTCTCGCACTGCTGGCAGCTGACGCTGCTCTGCGAGGAATCCCATGAGCCGCACCAGCTGCTGCACATCTACTTCGAGGTGATCAGCGTCGATGGCTGGCAGCGCGAACGCTGCGAGGGCTACGCGCATTTCGCATGCTCGCTGCTGTCGCCGCTGCCCGCCGCCGCGTCCGCCGGCCTGCGGCTGCAGTGCATCCGACCGATGGGCAGCTGGCTGGATGCGCTCAATCGCTACTTCATTGGCGGCCGTTCGCTGTTCGACTTTGTCGGCTACTTTAAGAGTCGATCGCGCGACAATCTGATCCACAACCGGCTCGAGGCGGGCTCGAGGCACATCATGCGCAGCACCGGAACGCTGCTCTTCAGCCTGcagaagctgcagcagcgccaccAGCCGCTCGGCCATCTGCTCGCCCCGGAGGACAGCGATGACGATGACAGTCCTGCGCCCGGCCACAGCGACAAGCCGGCCGTATCCGCAACCCTGCAGGAGGTGCTGGTGGCCTATGTGGAGGCGCGCGAGCGCATCGAGGCGCTGCTCGGCCAGTCCGCGCTGGTCTAG